One Gordonia pseudamarae genomic window, CGCGGTGAACAGGTGCGCGTCCTCACCTGTGATGCCGACCGCGTACGGCCCGTAGGTGTTGATGAGGCCGACCAGTTCGCGGCCGACCTGACCGAACAGCACCATCCGCGCCACATCCATCACCTCGGGGGTGGTGACACGAAATCCGCCGCGAAACTCTCCTTGCAGGCCAAGGCGTTTGAGCATCGCCGAGATCTGCGGGCCGCCGCCGTGCACCACGATCGGATGCATGCCGCAGGCGCGCAGGAACACCATGTCGGCGGCGAAGGCCGCTTTGAGCCGCTCGTCGACCATGGCATTGCCACCGTATTTGACCACGACGGTGGCGCCATGCAACTCCTGCAGTGCGGGAAGGGATTCGGCGAGAACCGCGGCCTTGTCGATGGCGGTGAATCCGCTGTCGCTCATGAGGAGTACGCCGAGTTCTCTTCGACGTACGCGTGCGACAGGTCGGTGGTGCGCACCCAGGCCGTCGCGTCGCCGAGCCCGAGATCGACGATCACGTCGATATCCTGCCCCGACAGGTCCACGTCGCGGGCGCCGTCGACGCCGTATCCGTTGCGGCACACCGCCTGTCCGTTGAATGAGACGGCGATGACGTCCGGGTCGACGGTGACCGGGGAGATACCCACGGCCGCCAGTACCCGGCCCCAGTTGGGATCGGAACCGAACAGCGCGGTCTTTACCAGCGAATCGCGGGCCACCGCCCGCGCCACCGTCACCGCGTCGTCCTCGGTGACAGCACCGGTCACGGTGATGACGACGCGTTTGGTCACGCCCTCGGCGTCGGCCTGCATCTGCGCGGCCAGATCGTCGCACACCGCGAACACCGCGGCGTCGAGGTCGGTCTGTTCGACGGGAATCCCGCTCGCACCCGAACTAAGAAGCAGCACGGTGTCATTGGTGGAGGTGGAGCCGTCTATGTCGAGCCGGTCGAAGGTCTTGCCGGCGGCGCCTCGCAGCGCGGAGTCGAGCTGGTCGGCGGTGGCCACCGCGTCGGTGGTGAGCACCACCAGCATCGTCGCCAGCGACGGGGCCATCATGCCCGCGCCCTTGCCCATCGCCCCTACGTTCCAGCCCTGCGGATGGTGCAGCGCAACCTGTTTGGGGACGGTGTCGGTGGTCATGATCGCGTGCGCGGCATCGGTGCCGCCGGACAGTCCGCCGCCCATGTCGTGGACGATCTCGGTCACCCCGGCCAGCACCTTGTCCATCGGCAGACGGTCCCCGATGAGACCGGTGGAGCAGACCGCGACCTCGACGGCCCCGGTTTCGGTGCCCCAGTTGCTGAGGGTCCGGGCAACCGCCTCGGCCGTGTGGTGAGTGTCCTGGAAACCGCCCGGTCCGGTACACGCGTTGGCACCGCCCGAGTTGAGGATCACCGCGCGGAGCCGCCCGCCGGTGAGTACCTGCCTGCTCCAGAGGACCGGCGCGGCCTTCACCTGATTGCGCGTGAACACGCCGGCCGCCGCGTACTCCGGCCCTTCATTGAAAACCAGTGCGAGATCGGGCTTTCCGGACTTCTTGATACCCGCGGCCAACCCAGCGGCCCGAAAGCCCAGGGGTGCGGTCACACCCTGGCCGCGGACGATGCGGGGCGCATCGAGGGGCGCTCCCCCTTCGATCCGATCCGCCGCGGCGCCACTGCTCACATCGATGTTGCCACTGTCGGTCGCATTGTCGCTGTCTGTCACATTCTCGCTGTCTGTCACATTCTCGCTGTCTGTCACATTCTCGCTGTCTGTCACATTCTCACTGTCGGTCACGGCGCCACTCCCACGGTTGACAGCCCTTCGGTCTCATCCCAACCGAGGGCGAGGTTCATTGATTGCACCGCGGCACCACCGGTGCCCTTGGCCAGGTTGTCGATGGCACCGACCACCACGAGCGTTCCGGCGCGTTCATCGACGGCCACCTGCAGGGTCACCGCGTTGGAACCGATGACGGTGCCGGTGGCGGGCAGTTGACCTTCGGGCAGCAGGTGGACGAACGGCTCGTCGGCGTAGGCCTTGTCGTAGACGGCCCGCACCTCGTCGGCGGATGCG contains:
- the argJ gene encoding bifunctional glutamate N-acetyltransferase/amino-acid acetyltransferase ArgJ yields the protein MDVSSGAAADRIEGGAPLDAPRIVRGQGVTAPLGFRAAGLAAGIKKSGKPDLALVFNEGPEYAAAGVFTRNQVKAAPVLWSRQVLTGGRLRAVILNSGGANACTGPGGFQDTHHTAEAVARTLSNWGTETGAVEVAVCSTGLIGDRLPMDKVLAGVTEIVHDMGGGLSGGTDAAHAIMTTDTVPKQVALHHPQGWNVGAMGKGAGMMAPSLATMLVVLTTDAVATADQLDSALRGAAGKTFDRLDIDGSTSTNDTVLLLSSGASGIPVEQTDLDAAVFAVCDDLAAQMQADAEGVTKRVVITVTGAVTEDDAVTVARAVARDSLVKTALFGSDPNWGRVLAAVGISPVTVDPDVIAVSFNGQAVCRNGYGVDGARDVDLSGQDIDVIVDLGLGDATAWVRTTDLSHAYVEENSAYSS